A portion of the Drosophila sechellia strain sech25 chromosome 2R, ASM438219v1, whole genome shotgun sequence genome contains these proteins:
- the LOC6610007 gene encoding general odorant-binding protein 56h yields MRAAFALTLLLGCLSGILAEQANIDSSVSKELVTGCLKENGVTPQDLADLQSGKVKAEDAKDNVKCSSQCILVKSGFMDSTGKLLTDKVKSYYANSNFKEVIERDLDRCSAIKGANACDTAFQILSCFQTAN; encoded by the exons ATGAGGGCTGCATTCGCATTGACTCTGTTGCTCGGCTGCCTTTCGGGAATTTTGGCG GAGCAAGCCAACATAGACAGCTCGGTGTCCAAGGAACTGGTGACGGGTTGCCTCAAGGAGAACGGCGTCACTCCCCAGGACCTGGCTGACTTGCAATCGGGCAAGGTGAAGGCCGAGGATGCCAAGGACAATGTGAAGTGCTCTTCACAGTGCATTCTGGTCAAGAGCGGGTTCATGGACTCCACAGGCAAACTGCTGACCGACAAGGTTAAGTCTTACTATGCGAACTCGAACTTTAAGGAAGTCATCGAAAGGGATTTGGACAGGTGCAGCGCGATCAAGGGGGCTAACGCATGTGACACGGCCTTCCAGATACTATCCTGCTTCCAGACAGCCAATTAG
- the LOC6610006 gene encoding odorant receptor 56a isoform X2 — protein MFKVKDLLLSPTTFDDPIFGTHLRCFQCCALMLARVFRGYENLNDGATSYATAVQYFAVSIATFNAYVQRGKVISLLRVAHSDIQNLMLEADNREMELLVATQAYTRTITLLIWVPSVFAGLMAYSDCIYRTLFLPKSVFNVPAVRRGEEHPILLFQLFPFGELCDNFVVGYLGPWYALGLGITTIPLWHTFITCLMKYVNLKLQILNKRVEEMDITRLNSKLVIGRLTASELTFWQMQLFKEFVKEQLRIRKFVQELQYLICIPVMADFIIFSVLMCFLFFALTVGVPSKMDYFFMFIYLFVMAGILWIYHWHATLIVECHDELSLAYFSCGWYNFEMPLQRMLVFMMMHAQRPMKMRALLVDLNLRTFIDIGRGAYSYFNLLRSSHLY, from the exons ATGTTTAAAGTTAAGGATCTGCTGCTTTCGCCGACAACTTTCGATGATCCAATTTTTGGAACCCACCTGCGATGCTTCCAATG CTGTGCTTTAATGCTGGCAAGAGTGTTTCGTGGTTACGAAAACCTCAATGATGGGGCCACAAGTTACGCCACCGCAGTCCAGTATTTCGCGGTATCTATTGCCACCTTTAATGCCTACGTGCAAAGAGGCA aaGTAATATCCCTTTTGCGAGTTGCCCACTCGGATATCCAGAACTTGATGCTCGAAGCAGATAATCGAGAGATGGAACTTTTGGTTGCCACTCAGGCTTATACACGAACCATTACCCTGTTGATCTGGGTGCCATCGGTTTTTGCTGGCCTAATGGCCTATTCAGACTGCATCTACAGGACTCTATTTCTGCCAAAATCGGTTTTCAATGTGCCAGCGGTGCGACGTGGTGAGGAGCACCCCATTCTGCTATTTCAGCTATTTCCCTTCGGAGAACTTTGCGATAACTTCGTTGTTGGATACTTGGGACCATGGTATGCTCTGGGCCTGGGAATCACGACTATCCCATTGTGGCACACATTTATCACGTGCCTCATGAAGTACGTAAATCTCAAGCTGCAGATACTCAACAAGCGAGTGGAGGAGATGGAT ATTACACGACTTAATTCCAAATTGGTAATTGGTCGCCTAACTGCCAGTGAGTTAACCTTCTGGCAAATGCAGCTCTTTAAGGAATTTGTAAAGGAACAGCTGAGGATTCGAAAATTTGTCCAGGAACTACAGTATCTGATTTGCATTCCCGTGATGGCAGATTTTATTATCTTCTCTGTTCTCATGTGCTTTCTCTTTTTTGCCTTGACAGTTGGC gtTCCAAGCAAAATGGATTACTTCTTCATGTTCATTTACCTTTTTGTGATGGCTGGTATATTGTGGATTTATCATTGGCATGCCACGTTGATTGTTGAGTGT CACGATGAACTGAGCCTTGCTTACTTTTCATGCGGATGGTACAACTTCGAGATGCCTTTGCAGAGAATGCTGGTTTTTATGATGATGCATGCCCAAAGGCCGATGAAGATGCGCGCCCTGCTGGTCGATTTGAATCTGAGGACCTTCATAGAC ATTGGCCGAGGAGCCTACAGCTACTTCAATTTGCTGCGTAGCTCTCACTTGTATTAG
- the LOC6610006 gene encoding odorant receptor 56a isoform X3 produces the protein MIQFLEPTCDASNEVISLLRVAHSDIQNLMLEADNREMELLVATQAYTRTITLLIWVPSVFAGLMAYSDCIYRTLFLPKSVFNVPAVRRGEEHPILLFQLFPFGELCDNFVVGYLGPWYALGLGITTIPLWHTFITCLMKYVNLKLQILNKRVEEMDITRLNSKLVIGRLTASELTFWQMQLFKEFVKEQLRIRKFVQELQYLICIPVMADFIIFSVLMCFLFFALTVGVPSKMDYFFMFIYLFVMAGILWIYHWHATLIVECHDELSLAYFSCGWYNFEMPLQRMLVFMMMHAQRPMKMRALLVDLNLRTFIDIGRGAYSYFNLLRSSHLY, from the exons ATGATCCAATTTTTGGAACCCACCTGCGATGCTTCCAATG aaGTAATATCCCTTTTGCGAGTTGCCCACTCGGATATCCAGAACTTGATGCTCGAAGCAGATAATCGAGAGATGGAACTTTTGGTTGCCACTCAGGCTTATACACGAACCATTACCCTGTTGATCTGGGTGCCATCGGTTTTTGCTGGCCTAATGGCCTATTCAGACTGCATCTACAGGACTCTATTTCTGCCAAAATCGGTTTTCAATGTGCCAGCGGTGCGACGTGGTGAGGAGCACCCCATTCTGCTATTTCAGCTATTTCCCTTCGGAGAACTTTGCGATAACTTCGTTGTTGGATACTTGGGACCATGGTATGCTCTGGGCCTGGGAATCACGACTATCCCATTGTGGCACACATTTATCACGTGCCTCATGAAGTACGTAAATCTCAAGCTGCAGATACTCAACAAGCGAGTGGAGGAGATGGAT ATTACACGACTTAATTCCAAATTGGTAATTGGTCGCCTAACTGCCAGTGAGTTAACCTTCTGGCAAATGCAGCTCTTTAAGGAATTTGTAAAGGAACAGCTGAGGATTCGAAAATTTGTCCAGGAACTACAGTATCTGATTTGCATTCCCGTGATGGCAGATTTTATTATCTTCTCTGTTCTCATGTGCTTTCTCTTTTTTGCCTTGACAGTTGGC gtTCCAAGCAAAATGGATTACTTCTTCATGTTCATTTACCTTTTTGTGATGGCTGGTATATTGTGGATTTATCATTGGCATGCCACGTTGATTGTTGAGTGT CACGATGAACTGAGCCTTGCTTACTTTTCATGCGGATGGTACAACTTCGAGATGCCTTTGCAGAGAATGCTGGTTTTTATGATGATGCATGCCCAAAGGCCGATGAAGATGCGCGCCCTGCTGGTCGATTTGAATCTGAGGACCTTCATAGAC ATTGGCCGAGGAGCCTACAGCTACTTCAATTTGCTGCGTAGCTCTCACTTGTATTAG
- the LOC6610006 gene encoding odorant receptor 56a isoform X1 translates to MFKVKDLLLSPTTFDDPIFGTHLRCFQWYGYVASKDQNSPFLSLIRCTILTASIWLSCALMLARVFRGYENLNDGATSYATAVQYFAVSIATFNAYVQRGKVISLLRVAHSDIQNLMLEADNREMELLVATQAYTRTITLLIWVPSVFAGLMAYSDCIYRTLFLPKSVFNVPAVRRGEEHPILLFQLFPFGELCDNFVVGYLGPWYALGLGITTIPLWHTFITCLMKYVNLKLQILNKRVEEMDITRLNSKLVIGRLTASELTFWQMQLFKEFVKEQLRIRKFVQELQYLICIPVMADFIIFSVLMCFLFFALTVGVPSKMDYFFMFIYLFVMAGILWIYHWHATLIVECHDELSLAYFSCGWYNFEMPLQRMLVFMMMHAQRPMKMRALLVDLNLRTFIDIGRGAYSYFNLLRSSHLY, encoded by the exons ATGTTTAAAGTTAAGGATCTGCTGCTTTCGCCGACAACTTTCGATGATCCAATTTTTGGAACCCACCTGCGATGCTTCCAATGGTACGGATATGTGGCGTCCAAGGATCAGAATAGTCCTTTTTTAAGTCTTATACGTTGCACCATTTTGACGGCATCGATTTGGCTTAGCTGTGCTTTAATGCTGGCAAGAGTGTTTCGTGGTTACGAAAACCTCAATGATGGGGCCACAAGTTACGCCACCGCAGTCCAGTATTTCGCGGTATCTATTGCCACCTTTAATGCCTACGTGCAAAGAGGCA aaGTAATATCCCTTTTGCGAGTTGCCCACTCGGATATCCAGAACTTGATGCTCGAAGCAGATAATCGAGAGATGGAACTTTTGGTTGCCACTCAGGCTTATACACGAACCATTACCCTGTTGATCTGGGTGCCATCGGTTTTTGCTGGCCTAATGGCCTATTCAGACTGCATCTACAGGACTCTATTTCTGCCAAAATCGGTTTTCAATGTGCCAGCGGTGCGACGTGGTGAGGAGCACCCCATTCTGCTATTTCAGCTATTTCCCTTCGGAGAACTTTGCGATAACTTCGTTGTTGGATACTTGGGACCATGGTATGCTCTGGGCCTGGGAATCACGACTATCCCATTGTGGCACACATTTATCACGTGCCTCATGAAGTACGTAAATCTCAAGCTGCAGATACTCAACAAGCGAGTGGAGGAGATGGAT ATTACACGACTTAATTCCAAATTGGTAATTGGTCGCCTAACTGCCAGTGAGTTAACCTTCTGGCAAATGCAGCTCTTTAAGGAATTTGTAAAGGAACAGCTGAGGATTCGAAAATTTGTCCAGGAACTACAGTATCTGATTTGCATTCCCGTGATGGCAGATTTTATTATCTTCTCTGTTCTCATGTGCTTTCTCTTTTTTGCCTTGACAGTTGGC gtTCCAAGCAAAATGGATTACTTCTTCATGTTCATTTACCTTTTTGTGATGGCTGGTATATTGTGGATTTATCATTGGCATGCCACGTTGATTGTTGAGTGT CACGATGAACTGAGCCTTGCTTACTTTTCATGCGGATGGTACAACTTCGAGATGCCTTTGCAGAGAATGCTGGTTTTTATGATGATGCATGCCCAAAGGCCGATGAAGATGCGCGCCCTGCTGGTCGATTTGAATCTGAGGACCTTCATAGAC ATTGGCCGAGGAGCCTACAGCTACTTCAATTTGCTGCGTAGCTCTCACTTGTATTAG